The Campylobacter concisus genome contains the following window.
TTTTTGCACTTATCTTTTGGGCGCTTAGATTTGTCGTAAGTTTTGCCATAAAAAAAGAAGCGATGGGTAGTGCAGATATCTTTATAGCAGCGATCATCGGAGCTATCTTGCCAGTCAAACTGGCTCTAGTGGCCATCTATCTTGCAGCACTTTTTACACTTCCAGTCTATGCAATCGTTCAAAAAAAGGGCTATGAGCTGGCTTTTGTGCCGTTTTTAAGTCTTGGATTACTTATTACATACGCTTTTAAAGAGCAAATTTTAGAAATTTTAAGGTTTATTTATGAGTAGAGTAAATAGATATCTTTTGTTTAACTTCCTAGGGACTTTTGCGTCGCTATTTAGTACGCTTTTTTTGATCATGTCGATCATATTTTTCATCCAGATCGCGCGCATCACTTCTTACATTGAGATCAGTTTTGGCGAGCTTTTTAAACTCTACTCATTTATGCTTCCACGCGTGCTACTTTTTGTCGTGCCTATCGCGTTTTTCGTCTCACTTGCGATGACGCTCTTTAGGCTATCGAAAGAGAATGAAAGTATCGTTATTTTTACGCTTGGTGGATCGCCAAATAAAATAGCAAGATTTTTTTTAGCATTTTCAGCCCTTTTAAGTGCCGCTTTGCTGGTAGTTGCCATCGTCATGATACCAATAGCCGCCCAGCTAAATGCAAATTTTATTGATTATAAAAAGACTATTGCAAAGCTAAATTTAAAGCCAACTCAGTTTGGACAAAAATTCTCTGACTGGATGGTCTATGTGGGTAGTGAAATGCAAGATAACAACGGCACTACTTATAAAGATATTGTGATGTTTAATCCTTATATTAAAGACTCCCAACGCTTAATAACTGCTAAAAATGCAAAGATCACTAATACAAATCAAAGCATTGAGCTCTCTTTAGTAGATGGAAAAATGTATGACATAAAAGATGAAATTTATCATCAAAGCAACTTCAAATCCATGAAAATAAGGACTGCCCAAGGTGAAAAGATAAGCGATATAGGCAGTATAAAAGAGTACTGGGCAGAGGCAAATAGTAGTGAAAAAAGAAAAAAAGAGCTTAGCACATATGTGCTTGTTGCGCTATTTCCACTTGCCAGTACACTTTTTGCCATAAGCTTTGGTATCGTTACTTATAGATATGAAAAGGGCATGGTTTATGTTGGTACGTTTGGCGTTTTATTTGGGTATTTTACGCTCATAATGCTCTTTTCATCAAAACCAGCTTTTGCAATTCCACTCATATTTTTTGTCTTTTTGTTGGCAGGAATTTTGCTTTTTAAAGCCAAAATCATGCGAAGATACTAATGAAAATCCAACTAATTTATAGCTACGATGGCTCCAAATTCCAAGGCTCGCAAACTCAGCCGCATGAAAATGGCGTAGAAGATGAGCTTTCACGCGCTCTAGCTCACGTTGGAATATTTGAAAAAATAGTCTCTAGCTCACGTACAGACAAAAACGTCCATGCGATAAATCAAAGCTCAAGCGTAATTTGTGGCGATCATTTTAAAAATTTAGAGCACTTAAAAGAGCTAATCAACCGCCATGCCCACCCAAATATTCATATAAAACGTATAAATTTGGTTGATGAAAATTTTCAAGCAAGATTTGACGCCGTAGCAAGGTCTTATAGATACATTATAGATCATGGAGAATTTGATATTTTTAGCTCAAATTATAAAGTCTTTTTGCCAAAATTTGATATCAAAAAAGCAAATGAAATTTTATCTAATTTTGTTGGTGAGCATGATTTTAGCTCCTATATGAAAACAGG
Protein-coding sequences here:
- a CDS encoding tRNA pseudouridine(38,39,40) synthase TruA codes for the protein MKIQLIYSYDGSKFQGSQTQPHENGVEDELSRALAHVGIFEKIVSSSRTDKNVHAINQSSSVICGDHFKNLEHLKELINRHAHPNIHIKRINLVDENFQARFDAVARSYRYIIDHGEFDIFSSNYKVFLPKFDIKKANEILSNFVGEHDFSSYMKTGSDTKSPVREIFKAFCYEYKNQTIIVFKANGFLRAQVRLMVANLLKALSIKNGSELINASLNGCSALTRIPAPAEGLYLNRVFYKFN